In Marinicauda algicola, one DNA window encodes the following:
- a CDS encoding alpha/beta fold hydrolase, whose protein sequence is MTQSGLEVDLLGELTVRRRGEEIALPRSKKTRALLGLLLVTARPHRRDRLCEMFWDLPDDPRAALRWSLSKLRPVVNDPCRVRLQSDRERVALDTSDIVTDLSGIRALMEQPEPALEELQQAAQRLADPLLDGLDLPEQAVFENWLRAEREDVVALEVRVLARLATHPRQTPSGRLSAVRRWCEAAPLDPEAASLLIRTLREAGRAKEAKAAEREIRARFAEAGLAFEPDGDDTPEAPGPAARRLLRRQSIHFCTAGDGTRIAYATVGEGPPLVKAANWLNHLELDWDAPIWSPLFRELARDHRFIRYDERGNGLSDWDVEDISFEAFVTDLETVVDALGLDRFALLGISQGAAVSIEYAVRHPGRVSHLILFGGYPAGWRVEASAEEIAAREAVMTLTRTGWGQDNPAYRQIFSSTFMPSANAEELAWFNEFQRQTTSPDNAVRFLSAFGDIDVRHRLGEVRVPTLVLHSRGDQRIAFETGRDLAARIPGAEFVPLESDAHLLLGRDPASAEFIAAIREFLGDG, encoded by the coding sequence ATGACGCAGTCCGGTCTCGAGGTCGATCTTCTGGGGGAACTCACCGTGCGCCGGCGCGGCGAGGAGATCGCCCTTCCCCGCTCGAAGAAGACCCGGGCGCTTCTGGGCCTGCTCCTGGTCACCGCGCGGCCGCACCGCCGCGACCGGCTGTGCGAGATGTTCTGGGACCTGCCCGACGATCCGCGCGCGGCGCTGCGCTGGTCGCTGTCCAAGCTGCGCCCCGTCGTCAACGATCCGTGCCGCGTCCGTCTGCAGTCCGACCGCGAGCGCGTGGCGCTCGACACCAGCGACATCGTCACCGACCTGTCGGGCATCCGCGCGCTGATGGAGCAGCCCGAGCCGGCGCTGGAAGAGCTGCAGCAGGCCGCGCAACGCCTCGCCGATCCGCTGCTGGACGGGCTCGACCTGCCCGAACAGGCCGTGTTCGAGAACTGGCTGAGGGCCGAGCGCGAGGATGTCGTCGCGCTGGAGGTCCGCGTGCTGGCGCGCCTGGCGACGCATCCGCGCCAGACGCCGTCCGGACGGCTGTCCGCGGTGCGCCGCTGGTGCGAGGCCGCTCCGCTGGACCCGGAGGCGGCGAGCCTCCTGATCCGCACCCTGCGCGAAGCGGGACGCGCCAAGGAGGCGAAGGCGGCCGAGCGCGAGATTCGCGCCCGCTTCGCCGAAGCCGGGCTCGCCTTCGAGCCGGACGGCGACGATACGCCGGAGGCTCCCGGCCCGGCCGCGCGCCGGCTGCTGCGGCGCCAGTCCATCCATTTCTGCACGGCGGGAGACGGCACGCGCATCGCCTACGCCACGGTCGGGGAGGGCCCGCCGCTGGTGAAGGCGGCCAACTGGCTCAACCATCTCGAACTCGACTGGGACGCGCCGATCTGGAGCCCGCTCTTTCGCGAACTGGCGCGCGACCACCGCTTCATCCGCTATGACGAGCGCGGCAACGGCCTGTCGGACTGGGATGTCGAGGACATCTCCTTCGAGGCCTTCGTCACCGATCTCGAGACGGTGGTCGACGCCCTGGGGCTCGACCGCTTCGCCCTGCTCGGCATCTCGCAGGGGGCGGCGGTTTCCATCGAGTATGCCGTGCGCCATCCCGGCCGGGTGAGCCATCTCATCCTGTTCGGCGGGTATCCCGCGGGCTGGCGGGTGGAGGCGAGCGCGGAGGAAATCGCCGCGCGCGAGGCGGTGATGACGCTGACCCGGACCGGCTGGGGCCAGGACAATCCGGCCTACCGCCAGATCTTCTCCTCCACCTTCATGCCCTCGGCGAATGCCGAGGAGCTGGCCTGGTTCAACGAGTTCCAGCGCCAGACGACCTCGCCGGACAACGCCGTGCGATTCCTGTCCGCCTTCGGCGATATCGACGTGCGCCACCGGCTGGGCGAGGTGCGCGTGCCGACGCTGGTGCTGCACTCGCGCGGCGACCAGCGCATCGCGTTCGAGACCGGCCGCGATCTTGCCGCGCGCATCCCCGGCGCCGAGTTCGTGCCGCTGGAAAGCGACGCGCATCTGCTTCTGGGCCGCGACCCGGCCTCGGCGGAGTTCATCGCGGCGATCCGGGAATTTCTCGGGGACGGGTGA
- a CDS encoding ligase-associated DNA damage response exonuclease, whose protein sequence is MIRPERLLRETHEGLFCEPGGFFIDPMRPADRAVITHGHADHARAGHARVAATPETLAIMAARYGDDFCGARAPLKYGERTKIGEVEVSLHPAGHVLGSAQVLLEWKGLRIVVSGDYKRRRDPTCARFEVVPAHVFVSEATFALPVFRHPEDGQEIAKLLASVARFPQRTHLVGAYALGKAQRVICLIREAGYHEPIFIHGALKQLCQLYEEHGVDLGELRDATVNDSDGKRTDFAGRIVIGPPASFQTAWARRFPDPVIAFASGWMRVRARAKQRGVELPLILSDHADWDELTQTVRDVDPDELWITHGRDDAFARWAQLEGYKARPLSLAGYEEEGE, encoded by the coding sequence ATGATCCGACCCGAACGGCTGCTGCGCGAGACGCACGAAGGGCTCTTCTGCGAGCCGGGCGGATTCTTCATCGATCCGATGCGTCCCGCCGACCGGGCCGTGATCACGCACGGCCATGCCGATCACGCGCGTGCCGGTCATGCGCGCGTCGCCGCGACGCCGGAAACGCTTGCGATCATGGCCGCGCGCTATGGCGATGACTTCTGCGGAGCCCGCGCGCCGCTGAAATACGGCGAGCGCACGAAGATCGGCGAGGTCGAGGTGAGCCTGCACCCGGCCGGCCACGTGCTCGGCTCCGCGCAGGTCCTGCTCGAATGGAAGGGGCTGAGGATCGTCGTCTCGGGCGACTACAAGCGCCGGCGCGATCCGACCTGCGCGCGCTTCGAGGTCGTTCCCGCCCATGTCTTCGTGTCGGAAGCCACCTTCGCCCTTCCCGTCTTCCGCCATCCCGAGGATGGCCAGGAGATCGCCAAGCTGCTCGCGAGCGTCGCGCGCTTTCCCCAGCGCACGCACCTGGTCGGCGCCTATGCGCTGGGCAAGGCGCAGCGCGTGATCTGCCTCATCCGCGAGGCGGGCTATCACGAGCCGATCTTCATCCACGGCGCCTTGAAGCAGCTCTGCCAGCTCTACGAGGAGCACGGCGTCGATCTCGGCGAGCTGCGCGACGCGACGGTAAACGATTCCGACGGGAAAAGGACCGATTTCGCCGGCCGGATCGTGATCGGCCCGCCCGCCTCCTTCCAGACCGCGTGGGCGCGCCGCTTCCCCGATCCCGTGATCGCGTTCGCGAGCGGCTGGATGCGCGTGCGCGCCCGAGCGAAACAGCGGGGCGTGGAACTGCCCCTCATCCTGTCCGATCATGCCGACTGGGACGAACTCACGCAGACGGTCAGGGACGTGGACCCGGACGAGCTCTGGATCACCCACGGGCGCGACGACGCCTTCGCGCGCTGGGCGCAGCTGGAGGGCTACAAGGCGAGACCGCTGAGCCTGGCCGGCTACGAGGAGGAAGGGGAGTAG
- a CDS encoding carbonic anhydrase — translation MRMMLTLSASLAVLAACAPETEQPAQEPAEEAAPEQASEAAPEDATPGDVMAGDAEPVEAEGDTMAEERAAPAWGYEGELAPANWDDLSEAWAVCETGTEQSPIDLAGMEGGEAVTPVLDWTVAEAADIVDNGHTIQANLTNAGSLTLDGTEYELVQFHFHAESEHTVEGEQYPLEVHFVHASEDGRLAVVGVFFEEGEAEPGLDPVWNNLPQAQGHIPVGTIVDPAEFLPEDLTAWRYPGSLTTPPCSEGVAWTVLQTPITASAEQIAAYTARYDNNYRPVQPLGDRTVTVGDVTLE, via the coding sequence ATGCGCATGATGCTGACCCTTTCCGCCAGCCTTGCCGTGCTGGCCGCCTGTGCCCCCGAAACCGAACAGCCGGCGCAAGAGCCGGCCGAAGAGGCCGCACCCGAGCAAGCCTCCGAAGCGGCCCCGGAAGATGCCACGCCCGGCGACGTGATGGCCGGGGACGCCGAGCCGGTCGAGGCCGAGGGCGACACCATGGCCGAGGAGAGGGCGGCGCCGGCCTGGGGCTATGAGGGCGAGCTCGCCCCGGCGAACTGGGACGATCTCAGCGAGGCCTGGGCCGTGTGCGAGACCGGCACCGAGCAGTCCCCGATCGATCTTGCCGGCATGGAGGGCGGCGAGGCCGTCACACCGGTGCTCGACTGGACCGTGGCGGAGGCCGCCGACATCGTCGACAACGGCCACACCATCCAGGCCAACCTGACCAATGCCGGCTCGCTGACGCTGGACGGCACCGAGTACGAGCTCGTCCAGTTCCACTTCCATGCCGAAAGCGAGCACACGGTGGAGGGCGAGCAATACCCGCTCGAGGTCCATTTCGTGCACGCCAGCGAGGACGGCCGGCTCGCCGTCGTCGGCGTGTTCTTCGAGGAGGGCGAGGCCGAGCCCGGTCTTGATCCGGTGTGGAACAACCTGCCGCAGGCGCAGGGCCATATCCCGGTCGGCACGATCGTCGATCCGGCCGAATTCCTGCCCGAGGATCTCACCGCCTGGCGCTATCCCGGCTCGCTGACGACGCCGCCCTGCTCGGAAGGTGTCGCCTGGACGGTGCTCCAGACCCCGATCACCGCCTCGGCCGAGCAGATCGCGGCCTATACTGCGCGCTACGACAACAATTACCGCCCGGTCCAGCCGCTCGGCGATCGCACGGTGACTGTGGGCGATGTGACGCTGGAGTAG
- a CDS encoding prolyl oligopeptidase family serine peptidase — protein sequence MRLILMSAVSALALSACGEPAGEAPQEETGAAETVGETALTYPETPTVDVADIYESAAEGEVAVADPYRWLEADVRQSEEVRAWVEAQNAVTFSYLDTLPGREAISERLTELYDYERFSLPEKEGGRYFFSRNDGLQDQSVYYVQDEAGAEPRMLLDPNTWSEDGTVALAGTWPSPDGRYVAYQVQDGGSDWRTIRVVDVETGEQLGDEIEWVKFSGVSWAKDGSGFYYSRYPEPEAGEEFTSLNLDQAAYFHTLGTGQGEDRLIISNPESPEVGWRVGETNDGNYLVIYSSKGTDGNGVRILDLSQPEAEPVVIFDGFANNHSYVGNDGESFLFFTDLDAPNGRVVRVDLSDPATLTDVIAEGEAPIQGVSFVGGHLVVERLEDVKSAVSVYTPQGEFVREVELPGIGTASGFSGEPDDAETFYAFTSFNRPTTIYRYDVETGQSEVFREPELTFNPDDYVVSQVFYESTGGVEVPMFIVHHRDVTPDGSQPTLLYGYGGFAISLTPNFSVSNLQWMEMGGVYAMANLRGGTEYGRDWHDAGRLFNKQNVFDDFINAAEELIDLGWTSPDNLAVYGRSNGGLLVGAVVNQRPELFAAALPAVGVMDMLRFNQFTAGRFWVDDYGSPQDPEMFDYLRLYSPYHNIEEGADYPAVLVTTADTDDRVVPGHSFKYIAALQAAETGDDPALIRIETRAGHGAGTPVSKIIEETADRWAFIARHTGLDLSAYGAEESEAGSGAAH from the coding sequence ATGCGACTGATCCTGATGAGTGCCGTCTCCGCCCTTGCGCTGTCGGCCTGCGGCGAGCCCGCGGGCGAGGCGCCGCAGGAGGAGACGGGCGCGGCCGAGACGGTCGGCGAGACCGCCCTCACCTATCCCGAGACCCCGACCGTGGACGTCGCCGACATCTACGAATCCGCCGCCGAGGGCGAGGTCGCGGTCGCCGATCCCTATCGCTGGCTGGAAGCCGATGTGCGCCAGAGCGAGGAGGTGCGCGCATGGGTCGAGGCGCAGAACGCGGTCACCTTCTCCTATCTCGACACCCTGCCCGGGCGCGAGGCGATTTCCGAGCGGCTCACCGAGCTCTACGACTACGAGCGCTTCTCCCTGCCGGAGAAGGAGGGGGGCAGGTATTTCTTCTCGCGCAATGACGGGCTGCAGGACCAGTCGGTCTATTACGTCCAGGACGAGGCCGGCGCCGAACCGCGCATGCTGCTCGATCCCAATACCTGGTCGGAAGACGGCACGGTCGCGCTCGCCGGCACCTGGCCGAGTCCGGACGGGCGTTACGTCGCCTACCAGGTCCAGGACGGCGGCTCGGACTGGCGCACGATCCGCGTCGTCGATGTCGAGACCGGCGAGCAGCTCGGCGACGAGATCGAGTGGGTGAAGTTCTCCGGCGTGTCCTGGGCGAAGGACGGATCGGGCTTCTACTATTCGCGCTATCCCGAGCCGGAGGCGGGCGAGGAGTTCACCTCGCTCAACCTCGACCAGGCCGCCTATTTCCACACGCTCGGCACCGGCCAGGGCGAGGACCGGCTGATCATCTCCAACCCGGAGAGCCCGGAAGTCGGCTGGCGCGTCGGCGAGACCAATGACGGCAACTATCTCGTCATCTATTCGAGCAAGGGCACGGACGGCAACGGCGTCCGGATCCTCGACCTGTCGCAGCCCGAGGCCGAGCCGGTCGTGATCTTCGACGGCTTCGCCAACAACCATTCCTATGTCGGCAATGACGGGGAGAGCTTCCTGTTCTTCACCGATCTCGATGCGCCCAACGGGCGCGTGGTGCGTGTCGACCTCTCCGACCCGGCAACGCTCACCGACGTGATCGCCGAAGGCGAGGCGCCGATCCAGGGAGTCTCCTTTGTAGGCGGCCACCTCGTCGTGGAGCGCCTGGAGGACGTGAAGTCGGCGGTCTCGGTCTACACCCCGCAGGGCGAGTTCGTGCGCGAGGTCGAGCTTCCGGGCATCGGAACCGCGAGCGGCTTCTCCGGCGAGCCGGACGATGCGGAAACCTTCTACGCCTTCACCAGCTTCAACCGGCCGACCACCATCTACCGCTACGACGTGGAGACCGGGCAGAGCGAGGTCTTCCGCGAGCCGGAGCTGACCTTCAATCCGGACGACTACGTCGTCAGCCAGGTCTTCTACGAGAGCACGGGCGGGGTCGAGGTGCCGATGTTCATCGTGCACCACCGGGACGTCACGCCGGACGGCAGCCAGCCGACCCTGCTTTATGGCTATGGCGGGTTCGCGATCTCGCTCACCCCGAACTTCTCGGTCTCCAACCTGCAATGGATGGAGATGGGCGGCGTCTATGCCATGGCGAACCTGCGCGGCGGTACCGAGTACGGGCGCGACTGGCACGATGCCGGGCGCCTGTTCAACAAGCAGAACGTGTTCGACGACTTCATCAACGCCGCCGAGGAGCTGATCGATCTCGGCTGGACGAGCCCGGACAATCTCGCCGTCTACGGCCGCTCCAATGGCGGGCTGCTCGTCGGTGCGGTCGTCAACCAGCGCCCCGAGCTGTTCGCCGCGGCGCTTCCGGCCGTCGGCGTGATGGACATGCTGCGCTTCAACCAGTTCACCGCCGGGCGCTTCTGGGTGGACGATTACGGCAGCCCGCAGGATCCGGAGATGTTCGACTATCTGCGGCTCTACTCGCCCTATCACAATATCGAGGAGGGCGCGGACTATCCGGCGGTTCTGGTGACCACGGCCGATACCGACGACCGGGTCGTGCCGGGCCATTCCTTCAAGTACATCGCCGCGCTGCAGGCCGCCGAGACAGGGGACGACCCCGCCCTCATCCGCATCGAGACGCGGGCCGGGCACGGCGCGGGCACGCCCGTCTCCAAGATCATCGAGGAGACTGCCGACAGGTGGGCCTTCATCGCCCGTCACACCGGACTGGATCTGTCCGCCTACGGCGCAGAGGAGAGCGAGGCCGGTTCGGGCGCCGCACACTAA
- a CDS encoding ligase-associated DNA damage response DEXH box helicase yields MAMPDASAPPALPERFERWFASRGWRPRAHQLEMVAAAGRGEDALLIAPTGGGKTLGGFLPSLVELAGIAQREGKDREHRLHTLYVSPLKALSQDVARNLMTPVAEMGLDLRIETRTGDTPASKRTRQRQRPPDILLTTPEQIALFCAQENAQAFFGDLKAVIVDEVHALAPSKRGDLLALGLAAIGRYAPQARRIGLSATVKDVEGHARWLARQAGEDARFATVVRGEGGARPEVTILTPQDRIPWAGHSGRHAIAAVYEEIKRAKLSLIFVNTRSQAEMVFQLLWSINDDNLPIALHHGSLSVEQRRKVESAMAAGVLKAVVCTSTLDLGIDWGDVDLVLQMGAPKGSARLIQRLGRANHRLDEPSKAILVPTNRFEHLECTAAKEAVAENALDGEPLRAGALDVLAQHVMGRGCGDPFLADELFEEVTAAAPYAHLPRETFDRVLEFVASGGYALGTYDRFRRLVRSKADGRYRARNRDVAQRHRLNIGAIVESPMLNVRLVRGGERSAPSSPHTRGGKLLGQVEEWFADQLSPGDTFVFAGQMLRFEGVTATDCLVSRSAAEAPKIPSWQGGKFPLSTYLAARVRDLVHDPQSWHRLPGQIREWLEIQRQRSILPAPDRLLVETFPRGNRHYLVCYPFEGRLAHQTLGMLLTRRLERAGFKPMGFVANEYALSVWALEDLSKADMAELFAQDMLGDDLDAWLAESALMARTFRTCAVISGLIERRFPGSEKTGRQVTFSADLIYNVLREHEPDHILLQAAWEDAGSGLLDIRRLSAALARFAGRIDHMALDRISPLAVPVMLEIGREPVHGEAQDAVLEDAAGDLAAEAMA; encoded by the coding sequence ATGGCCATGCCCGACGCGTCCGCCCCGCCAGCCCTGCCCGAGCGCTTCGAGCGCTGGTTCGCTTCGCGCGGCTGGCGCCCGCGCGCGCACCAGCTGGAGATGGTTGCCGCGGCAGGGCGCGGCGAGGATGCGCTCCTGATCGCGCCGACCGGCGGGGGCAAGACGCTCGGCGGCTTCCTGCCGAGCCTCGTGGAGCTGGCCGGCATCGCGCAGCGGGAGGGCAAGGACCGCGAGCACAGGCTGCATACGCTCTATGTCTCCCCGCTCAAGGCCCTGTCCCAGGACGTCGCGCGCAACCTGATGACGCCGGTCGCCGAGATGGGTCTCGATCTCAGGATCGAGACGCGCACCGGCGACACACCCGCCTCCAAGCGCACCCGCCAGCGTCAGAGGCCGCCGGACATCCTGCTGACCACGCCCGAGCAGATCGCCCTGTTCTGCGCGCAGGAGAATGCGCAAGCCTTCTTCGGGGATCTGAAGGCCGTCATCGTCGACGAGGTCCATGCGCTGGCGCCGAGCAAGCGCGGCGACCTCCTGGCGCTGGGACTTGCCGCGATCGGCAGGTACGCGCCGCAGGCCCGGCGCATCGGCCTGTCGGCCACGGTCAAGGATGTCGAGGGCCATGCCCGCTGGCTCGCGCGCCAGGCCGGCGAGGATGCCCGTTTTGCCACCGTGGTTCGGGGCGAGGGCGGGGCGCGCCCGGAGGTGACGATCCTCACGCCGCAGGACCGCATCCCCTGGGCCGGCCATTCGGGCAGGCACGCGATCGCCGCCGTCTACGAGGAAATCAAACGCGCGAAGCTCTCCCTGATCTTCGTCAACACGCGCTCCCAGGCGGAAATGGTCTTCCAGCTCCTCTGGTCGATCAATGACGACAACCTGCCGATCGCGCTGCATCACGGCTCGCTCTCGGTGGAGCAGCGCCGCAAGGTGGAAAGCGCCATGGCGGCGGGCGTTCTCAAGGCCGTGGTGTGCACCTCCACGCTCGATCTCGGCATCGACTGGGGCGATGTCGATCTCGTCCTGCAGATGGGCGCGCCGAAGGGCTCGGCCCGCCTGATCCAGCGCCTGGGACGCGCCAATCACCGCCTCGACGAGCCCTCGAAGGCCATTCTGGTGCCCACCAACCGCTTCGAGCATCTCGAATGCACGGCCGCCAAGGAGGCGGTGGCGGAGAACGCGCTCGACGGCGAGCCCTTGCGCGCCGGGGCGCTCGACGTGCTCGCCCAGCACGTGATGGGCCGCGGCTGCGGCGATCCCTTCCTGGCCGACGAGCTGTTCGAGGAAGTCACCGCCGCCGCGCCCTATGCCCACCTTCCCCGCGAGACCTTCGACCGGGTGCTCGAATTCGTCGCCTCGGGCGGCTATGCGCTGGGCACGTACGACCGCTTCCGCCGGCTCGTCCGATCGAAGGCCGACGGGCGCTACCGCGCGCGCAACCGCGATGTCGCCCAGCGCCACCGCCTCAATATCGGTGCCATCGTGGAAAGCCCGATGCTGAATGTGAGGCTGGTGAGGGGCGGGGAGCGCAGCGCTCCTTCCTCCCCCCACACCCGCGGCGGCAAGCTGCTCGGCCAGGTCGAGGAATGGTTCGCCGACCAGCTCAGCCCCGGCGACACCTTCGTCTTCGCCGGCCAGATGCTGCGCTTCGAGGGCGTGACGGCGACCGATTGCCTGGTCAGCCGCTCGGCTGCCGAGGCCCCGAAGATCCCGAGCTGGCAGGGCGGCAAGTTCCCGCTCTCCACCTATCTCGCCGCGCGCGTGCGCGATCTCGTCCACGATCCGCAGAGCTGGCACCGCCTTCCCGGCCAGATCCGCGAATGGCTGGAGATCCAGCGCCAGCGCTCCATCCTGCCCGCGCCCGACCGGCTCCTGGTGGAGACCTTCCCGCGCGGAAACCGGCACTATCTCGTCTGCTATCCCTTCGAGGGCCGGCTCGCCCACCAGACGCTCGGCATGCTGCTGACGAGAAGGCTCGAGCGCGCCGGCTTCAAGCCGATGGGCTTTGTGGCGAACGAGTACGCGCTCTCGGTCTGGGCGCTGGAGGATCTGTCGAAAGCCGACATGGCCGAACTCTTCGCGCAGGACATGCTCGGCGACGATCTCGACGCCTGGCTCGCCGAGAGCGCGCTGATGGCGCGCACCTTCCGCACCTGCGCGGTGATTTCCGGGCTCATCGAGCGCCGCTTCCCGGGCAGCGAGAAGACCGGGCGCCAGGTCACCTTCTCCGCAGACCTCATCTACAACGTCCTCCGGGAGCACGAGCCCGATCACATCCTCTTGCAGGCGGCCTGGGAGGACGCGGGCTCCGGGCTTCTCGACATCCGCCGGCTGTCCGCCGCGCTGGCGCGTTTTGCCGGCCGGATCGATCACATGGCGCTCGACCGGATCTCCCCGCTCGCCGTTCCGGTCATGCTCGAGATCGGGCGCGAACCGGTCCATGGCGAGGCGCAGGATGCGGTCCTCGAGGACGCCGCGGGCGATCTCGCCGCCGAGGCGATGGCTTAG
- the ubiA gene encoding 4-hydroxybenzoate octaprenyltransferase: MSRAEDRRVADSLPTSWVDRAPKPVRPYLRLARYDRPVGFWLLAIPCFQGLALARVDTGFQPADLWYLFLFALGAIAMRGAGCTYNDIVDRDLDAQVARTADRPLAAGTVSVRQAWAFLVAQSLVGLFVLVQLPPVAILTGLGALALVAAYPFMKRITWWPQAWLGLTFNWGILVAFATAAHGFAPEAFLLYASAFFWTIGYDTIYACQDIEDDALVGVKSSARALGERILPGLWVFYALSAMLAAAAAVVAGAALIFAPVFALYAAHLFGQLMRVRLKDGASCLAVFKSNRTTGLLLALAFAAAAAVS; the protein is encoded by the coding sequence ATGAGCCGAGCCGAAGACCGACGCGTCGCCGACAGCCTGCCGACGAGCTGGGTGGACCGGGCCCCGAAGCCGGTCCGGCCCTATCTGCGCCTGGCGCGCTACGACCGCCCGGTGGGCTTCTGGCTGCTGGCGATTCCCTGCTTCCAGGGCCTCGCGCTGGCCCGCGTGGACACGGGATTTCAGCCGGCCGATCTCTGGTATCTCTTCCTGTTCGCGCTCGGCGCCATAGCGATGCGCGGGGCGGGCTGCACCTATAACGACATCGTCGACCGCGATCTCGACGCGCAGGTGGCGCGCACCGCCGACCGCCCGCTCGCGGCGGGTACGGTCAGTGTGCGGCAGGCCTGGGCCTTCCTCGTCGCGCAGAGCCTCGTCGGGCTGTTCGTTCTGGTCCAGCTGCCCCCGGTCGCGATCCTCACCGGGCTCGGCGCGCTGGCGCTGGTGGCGGCCTATCCCTTCATGAAGCGCATCACCTGGTGGCCGCAGGCCTGGCTGGGGCTGACCTTCAACTGGGGGATACTCGTGGCCTTCGCCACGGCCGCGCACGGCTTCGCGCCGGAAGCGTTCCTGCTCTATGCCTCGGCCTTCTTCTGGACCATCGGCTACGACACGATCTATGCCTGCCAGGACATCGAGGACGATGCCCTGGTCGGCGTGAAGTCCTCCGCGCGCGCACTCGGAGAGCGCATCCTTCCAGGGCTCTGGGTGTTCTACGCGCTGTCCGCCATGCTCGCCGCGGCAGCCGCGGTCGTGGCGGGCGCGGCGCTGATCTTCGCGCCGGTCTTCGCGCTCTACGCGGCCCACCTGTTCGGCCAGCTGATGCGGGTGCGGCTGAAGGACGGGGCATCCTGCCTTGCCGTCTTCAAGTCGAACCGCACGACGGGGCTGTTGCTGGCCCTCGCCTTCGCCGCGGCGGCGGCCGTCTCCTAA
- a CDS encoding NAD-dependent succinate-semialdehyde dehydrogenase encodes MAFRSINPATGEVFKTFDGHDDTDVENALERATAAVGTLHRLGFEGRAQRMRRAAEILESEADDLAALMTQEMGKPVAQAKAEAEKCAWVCRYYADNAADFLKDEAKGAQEKGKSFVRYIPLGPIFAIMPWNFPFWQVFRFAAPNLMAGNPGLLKHSSNVPGCAKRIEDIFLRAGFETGSFRSLLVDSAKAGEIIADARVKGVTLTGSEGAGRAVGKQAGAALKPHVLELGGSDAFVVMPSADLDEAVKTGVFARIQNNGQSCIAAKRFIVHADIYEDFRDRFVEELERKRVGDPMEADTDIGPLVDEAAAKGLHEQVRKTIDAGAREVLKGRKGEGAWFSPGVLEDIPEDSPGYRDELFGPVALFFRVSDLDAAINLANDHKYGLGSSFWSTDEDEITEAVNRIEAGSTYVNQMVASDPRLPFGGVKASGHGRELAREGILEFVNRKTVAVK; translated from the coding sequence ATGGCATTTCGATCGATCAACCCGGCGACCGGCGAGGTCTTCAAGACCTTTGACGGCCATGACGACACCGATGTGGAGAACGCGCTCGAGCGCGCCACGGCGGCGGTGGGAACGCTGCACCGGCTTGGCTTCGAGGGCCGGGCGCAGCGCATGCGGCGCGCGGCGGAGATCCTGGAAAGCGAGGCGGACGACCTCGCCGCCCTGATGACGCAGGAGATGGGCAAGCCCGTCGCCCAGGCGAAGGCGGAGGCGGAGAAATGCGCCTGGGTGTGCCGCTACTATGCCGACAACGCCGCCGACTTCCTCAAGGACGAGGCCAAGGGGGCGCAGGAGAAGGGCAAGAGCTTCGTGCGCTACATCCCGCTCGGGCCCATCTTCGCGATCATGCCGTGGAACTTCCCGTTCTGGCAGGTCTTCCGCTTCGCCGCGCCGAATCTGATGGCGGGCAATCCGGGCCTGCTGAAGCATTCCTCCAACGTGCCGGGGTGCGCGAAGCGAATAGAGGACATCTTTCTGCGCGCCGGCTTCGAGACCGGCAGCTTCCGCAGCCTTCTGGTGGACTCCGCCAAGGCCGGCGAGATCATCGCCGACGCCCGGGTCAAGGGCGTGACGCTGACCGGCTCGGAAGGCGCGGGCCGCGCCGTCGGCAAGCAGGCCGGCGCGGCGCTGAAGCCCCACGTGCTGGAGCTCGGCGGCTCGGACGCCTTCGTCGTCATGCCGAGCGCCGATCTCGACGAGGCGGTGAAGACCGGCGTGTTCGCGCGCATCCAGAACAACGGCCAGTCCTGCATCGCGGCCAAGCGCTTCATCGTCCATGCCGACATCTACGAGGACTTTCGCGACCGCTTCGTGGAGGAGCTCGAGCGCAAGAGGGTCGGCGACCCGATGGAGGCGGACACCGATATCGGCCCGCTCGTCGACGAGGCCGCCGCCAAAGGCCTGCACGAACAGGTCAGGAAGACGATCGATGCCGGCGCGCGCGAGGTGCTCAAGGGCCGCAAGGGCGAAGGCGCCTGGTTCAGCCCCGGCGTGCTGGAGGACATCCCCGAGGACAGCCCCGGCTACCGCGATGAGCTGTTCGGGCCGGTCGCGCTCTTCTTCAGGGTCAGCGATCTCGACGCGGCGATAAACCTCGCCAACGATCACAAGTACGGGCTCGGCTCGTCCTTCTGGTCCACCGACGAGGACGAGATCACCGAAGCGGTCAACCGCATCGAGGCCGGCTCGACATACGTCAACCAGATGGTCGCGAGCGATCCGCGCCTGCCCTTCGGCGGGGTGAAGGCGTCCGGCCACGGGCGGGAGCTGGCCCGCGAGGGCATACTGGAGTTCGTCAACAGAAAGACCGTGGCGGTGAAGTAG